The following proteins are co-located in the Apium graveolens cultivar Ventura chromosome 5, ASM990537v1, whole genome shotgun sequence genome:
- the LOC141661583 gene encoding serine/threonine-protein phosphatase 7 long form homolog has translation MNPGPRDSSLLFKGGAPLSINGQSEHRSTEVWRLGGGDAQRCRRRKANQSRLPELHHKMILLLELTGFYGIARISSLQLDWGLISALVERWRPETHTFHLPVGECSITLQDVGVLTGLCVDGDPVIGATLTADEEWDVVVESVFGHRPPNSRFNGDHSGSLVHFIWIPYLRDLSSCGKYAWGADVLAFLYRELCKSCKLDIDEVVGCLILLQLWAWERLPTMAPIRTEISLIDEDFWLGQLAGPHGMRWLVHHSFSEKNGRTLPVYRVILDDIGPSHFIWQPYSKSVLESLPSYCLRGQEIWRYCGPLICIFIVEPHQPNRVLKQFGMFQRIPDQPEDTSDLHKLTLQGKISVNWVQKHQSSINVWNSRLTHLCESDMIVGASEVAEYDDWYKQRTRRFHSRMGSHHVYVGELFKSIARRSENLLPEVSELAYLGWHDVQQRSVHGFFETLPVEERRNQEKDARKVAGRRAKCGGHGGGREGARCVRRRVDGDVCVDAIVPTALGEDDHDFGAAADDNGSSFEQPSNFQQPSEVNEPPIDHMHLTEDLAVVQQPFVNMDYFPSFSLGLTPGDSLIPTPKSGNETSQQPMGNGIQKSMDPSSSFDIVKIPIQQPPEVNNDANVVDSEHNEH, from the exons ATGAATCCAGGACCTCGAGATTCTAGTCTTCTGTTCAAGGGGGGAGCCCCCTTATCTATCAATGGGCAGTCCGAGCACAGATCTACTGAGGTATGGAGATTAGGTGGTGGAGATGCGCAAAGATGCCGTCGTCGTAAAGCAAATCAGTCTCGACTTCCTGAATTGCACCATAAAATGATTCTGTTGTTAGAATTAACTGGGTTTTATGGTATTGCAAGGATTTCTTCTCTCCAGCTTGATTGGGGTCTAATTTCAGCTCTCGTAGAAAGATGGAGGCCAGAAACTCATACTTTTCATCTGCCGGTTGGAGAGTGTTCTATCACACTTCAGGATGTTGGGGTGCTTACTGGATTGTGTGTTGACGGGGACCCTGTAATTGGTGCTACTTTGACTGCTGATGAGGAATGGGATGTGGTTGTTGAATCAGTGTTTGGTCATCGTCCCCCAAATAGTCGATTTAATGGAG ATCATTCAGGTAGTCTAGTACATTTTATATGGATTCCGTATCTTCGTGATCTAAGTTCTTGTGGGAAGTACGCCTGGGGAGCCGATGTTCTTGCATTTCTATATAGAGAGCTGTGCAAAAGTTGCAAATTGGATATAGATGAGGTTGTTGGTTGTTTAATATTGCTGCAATTATGGGCGTGGGAGAGGTTGCCAACTATGGCTCCAATACGTACTGAAATTTCCTTAATTGATGAGGACTTTTGGCTTGGACAGCTTGCAGGCCCGCATGGAATGAG GTGGCTTGTTCATCATTCTTTTTCAGAGAAGAATGGGcgtactcttcctgtctatcgAGTAATTTTAGATGATATAGGTCCTTCGCATTTTATATGGCAACCTTACAGTAAATCTGTTTTGGAGTCACTACCATCATACTGCTTGAGGGGACAGGAAATCTGGCGGTATTGTGGCCCGCTAATTTGTATCTTTATCGTTGAGCCTCATCAACCCAACCGAGTTTTGAAACAATTTGGGATGTTTCAGCGGATCCCGGATCAGCCTGAAGATACGAGTGACCTTCACAAGTTGACTTTGCAAGGAAAAATTTCTGTTAATTGGGTACAGAAGCATCAATCATCTATAAATGTTTGGAATTCACGATTGACACATCTTTGTGAATCAGATATGATCGTTGGTGCAAGTGAAGTTGCTGAATATGATGATTGGTATAAGCAGAGGACGCGGAGATTTCATTCTCGGATGGGTTCCCATCATGTATATGTT GGAGAGTTATTTAAATCGATTGCAAGACGTTCGGAGAATTTACTACCAGAGGTTAGTGAATTAGCTTATCTCGGATGGCATGATGTTCAACAACGTTCTGTTCATGGATTTTTTGAGACACTCCCTGTGGAAGAACGTCGTAATCAAGAAAAAGATGCGAGGAAGGTTGCTGGTCGACGTGCTAAATGTGGAGGACATGGAGGAGGTCGGGAAGGGGCTCGTTGTGTGAGGCGTCGAGTGGATGGTGACGTGTGTGTGGATGCAATTGTGCCTACAGCTCTAGGTGAAGATGATCATGATTTTGGTGCTGCTGCAGATGACAATGGATCATCTTTTGAGCAGCCAAGTAATTTTCAGCAGCCATCTGAAGTTAATGAACCGCCAATTGATCATATGCATCTGACAGAGGATCTTGCTGTTGTTCAGCAACCTTTTGTTAATATGGATTATTTTCCGTCTTTCAGCTTAGGTTTGACTCCAGGTGACTCTTTAATTCCTACACCCAAGTCTGGTAATGAAACTTCTCAACAACCTATGGGCAATGGAATTCAGAAGTCGATGGACCCTTCTTCGTCCTTTGATATAGTTAAAATTCCTATTCAGCAGCCACCTGAAGTCAATAACGATG